A window of Bos taurus isolate L1 Dominette 01449 registration number 42190680 breed Hereford chromosome 19, ARS-UCD2.0, whole genome shotgun sequence contains these coding sequences:
- the FLOT2 gene encoding flotillin-2 isoform X2 has translation MVTFWGFQGGCCGSDYKQYVFGGWAWAWWCISDTQRISLEIMTLQPRCEDVETAEGVALTVTGVAQVKIMTEKELLAVACEQFLGKSVQDIKNVVLQTLEGHLRSILGTLTVEQIYQDRDQFAKLVREVAAPDVGRMGIEILSFTIKDVYDKVDYLSSLGKTQTAVVQRDADIGVAEAERDAGIREAECKKEMLDVKFMADTKIADSKRAFELQKSAFSEEVNIKTAEAQLAYELQGAREQQKIRQEEIEIEVVQRKKQIAVEAQEILRTDKELIATVRCPAEAEAHRIQQIAEGEKVKQVLLAQAEAEKIRKIGEAEAAVIEARGKAEAERMKLKAEAYQKYGDAAKMALVLDALPRIAAKIAAPLTKVDEIVVLSGDNSKVTSEVNRLLAELPASVHALTGVDLSKIPLIKKATGAQV, from the exons ATGGTTACTTTCTGGGGTTTTCAAG GGGGCTGTTGTGGTTCCGACTATAAACAGTATGTGTTTGGCGGCTGGGCCTGGGCTTGGTGGTGTATCTCCGACACTCAGAG GATTTCCCTAGAGATTATGACGTTGCAGCCCCGCTGTGAGGACGTAGAGACGGCCGAGGGGGTAGCTTTAACTGTGACGGGTGTCGCCCAG GTGAAGATCATGACCGAGAAGGAGCTCCTGGCTGTGGCCTGTGAGCAGTTCCTAGGCAAGAGCGTGCAAGACATCAAGAACGTCGTTCTGCAGACACTGGAGGGACACCTGCGCTCCATCCTCG GGACTCTGACAGTGGAGCAGATTTATCAGGACCGGGACCAGTTTGCCAAGCTGGTGCGGGAGGTGGCAGCCCCTGATGTCGGCCGCATGGGCATCGAGATTCTCAGCTTCACCATCAAG gaCGTGTATGACAAAGTGGACTATCTGAGCTCCCTGGGCAAGACACAGACTGCTGTGGTCCAGAGAGATGCTGACATCGGGGTAGCCGAGGCCGAACGGGACGCAGGCATCCGG GAAGCCGAGTGCAAGAAGGAGATGCTGGACGTGAAGTTCATGGCTGACACCAAGATCGCCGACTCCAAGCGAGCCTTCGAGCTGCAGAAGTCGGCCTTCAGCGAGGAGGTCAACATCAAG ACGGCTGAGGCCCAGCTGGCTTATGAGCTGCAAGGGGCACGTGAACAGCAGAAGATCCGGCAGGAAGAGATTGAGATCGAGGTCGTGCAGCGTAAGAAGCAGATTGCTGTGGAGGCGCAGGAGATCCTGCGCACCGACAAGGAACTCATCGCCACGGTGCGCTGCCCCGCCGAGGCCGAGGCCCACCGCATACAGCAGATCGCAGAGGGCGAGAA GGTGAAGCAGGTCCTCCTGGCTCAGGCAGAAGCAGAGAAGATCCGCAAAATCGGGGAGGCAGAGGCGGCAGTCATTGAGGCAAGGGGCAAGGCAGAGGCTGAGCGGATGAAACTCAAGGCTGAGGCCTACCAGAAATACGGAGATGCAGCCAAGATGGCCTTGGTGTTGGACGCCCTGCCCCGG ATTGCTGCCAAAATTGCCGCCCCACTGACCAAAGTCGATGAGATTGTGGTCCTCAGTGGGGACAACAGCAAGGTGACATCGGAAGTGAACCGACTGCTGGCCGAGCTGCCCGCCTCTGTGCACGCCCTGACGGGCGTGGACCTGTCTAAG ATACCGCTGATCAAGAAGGCCACCGGTGCACAGGTGTGA
- the FLOT2 gene encoding flotillin-2 has product MGNCHTVGPNEALVVSGGCCGSDYKQYVFGGWAWAWWCISDTQRISLEIMTLQPRCEDVETAEGVALTVTGVAQVKIMTEKELLAVACEQFLGKSVQDIKNVVLQTLEGHLRSILGTLTVEQIYQDRDQFAKLVREVAAPDVGRMGIEILSFTIKDVYDKVDYLSSLGKTQTAVVQRDADIGVAEAERDAGIREAECKKEMLDVKFMADTKIADSKRAFELQKSAFSEEVNIKTAEAQLAYELQGAREQQKIRQEEIEIEVVQRKKQIAVEAQEILRTDKELIATVRCPAEAEAHRIQQIAEGEKVKQVLLAQAEAEKIRKIGEAEAAVIEARGKAEAERMKLKAEAYQKYGDAAKMALVLDALPRIAAKIAAPLTKVDEIVVLSGDNSKVTSEVNRLLAELPASVHALTGVDLSKIPLIKKATGAQV; this is encoded by the exons ATGGGCAATTGTCACACGGTGGGGCCCAACGAGGCGCTGGTGGTTTCAG GGGGCTGTTGTGGTTCCGACTATAAACAGTATGTGTTTGGCGGCTGGGCCTGGGCTTGGTGGTGTATCTCCGACACTCAGAG GATTTCCCTAGAGATTATGACGTTGCAGCCCCGCTGTGAGGACGTAGAGACGGCCGAGGGGGTAGCTTTAACTGTGACGGGTGTCGCCCAG GTGAAGATCATGACCGAGAAGGAGCTCCTGGCTGTGGCCTGTGAGCAGTTCCTAGGCAAGAGCGTGCAAGACATCAAGAACGTCGTTCTGCAGACACTGGAGGGACACCTGCGCTCCATCCTCG GGACTCTGACAGTGGAGCAGATTTATCAGGACCGGGACCAGTTTGCCAAGCTGGTGCGGGAGGTGGCAGCCCCTGATGTCGGCCGCATGGGCATCGAGATTCTCAGCTTCACCATCAAG gaCGTGTATGACAAAGTGGACTATCTGAGCTCCCTGGGCAAGACACAGACTGCTGTGGTCCAGAGAGATGCTGACATCGGGGTAGCCGAGGCCGAACGGGACGCAGGCATCCGG GAAGCCGAGTGCAAGAAGGAGATGCTGGACGTGAAGTTCATGGCTGACACCAAGATCGCCGACTCCAAGCGAGCCTTCGAGCTGCAGAAGTCGGCCTTCAGCGAGGAGGTCAACATCAAG ACGGCTGAGGCCCAGCTGGCTTATGAGCTGCAAGGGGCACGTGAACAGCAGAAGATCCGGCAGGAAGAGATTGAGATCGAGGTCGTGCAGCGTAAGAAGCAGATTGCTGTGGAGGCGCAGGAGATCCTGCGCACCGACAAGGAACTCATCGCCACGGTGCGCTGCCCCGCCGAGGCCGAGGCCCACCGCATACAGCAGATCGCAGAGGGCGAGAA GGTGAAGCAGGTCCTCCTGGCTCAGGCAGAAGCAGAGAAGATCCGCAAAATCGGGGAGGCAGAGGCGGCAGTCATTGAGGCAAGGGGCAAGGCAGAGGCTGAGCGGATGAAACTCAAGGCTGAGGCCTACCAGAAATACGGAGATGCAGCCAAGATGGCCTTGGTGTTGGACGCCCTGCCCCGG ATTGCTGCCAAAATTGCCGCCCCACTGACCAAAGTCGATGAGATTGTGGTCCTCAGTGGGGACAACAGCAAGGTGACATCGGAAGTGAACCGACTGCTGGCCGAGCTGCCCGCCTCTGTGCACGCCCTGACGGGCGTGGACCTGTCTAAG ATACCGCTGATCAAGAAGGCCACCGGTGCACAGGTGTGA
- the FLOT2 gene encoding flotillin-2 isoform X4, which yields MTEKELLAVACEQFLGKSVQDIKNVVLQTLEGHLRSILGTLTVEQIYQDRDQFAKLVREVAAPDVGRMGIEILSFTIKDVYDKVDYLSSLGKTQTAVVQRDADIGVAEAERDAGIREAECKKEMLDVKFMADTKIADSKRAFELQKSAFSEEVNIKTAEAQLAYELQGAREQQKIRQEEIEIEVVQRKKQIAVEAQEILRTDKELIATVRCPAEAEAHRIQQIAEGEKVKQVLLAQAEAEKIRKIGEAEAAVIEARGKAEAERMKLKAEAYQKYGDAAKMALVLDALPRIAAKIAAPLTKVDEIVVLSGDNSKVTSEVNRLLAELPASVHALTGVDLSKIPLIKKATGAQV from the exons ATGACCGAGAAGGAGCTCCTGGCTGTGGCCTGTGAGCAGTTCCTAGGCAAGAGCGTGCAAGACATCAAGAACGTCGTTCTGCAGACACTGGAGGGACACCTGCGCTCCATCCTCG GGACTCTGACAGTGGAGCAGATTTATCAGGACCGGGACCAGTTTGCCAAGCTGGTGCGGGAGGTGGCAGCCCCTGATGTCGGCCGCATGGGCATCGAGATTCTCAGCTTCACCATCAAG gaCGTGTATGACAAAGTGGACTATCTGAGCTCCCTGGGCAAGACACAGACTGCTGTGGTCCAGAGAGATGCTGACATCGGGGTAGCCGAGGCCGAACGGGACGCAGGCATCCGG GAAGCCGAGTGCAAGAAGGAGATGCTGGACGTGAAGTTCATGGCTGACACCAAGATCGCCGACTCCAAGCGAGCCTTCGAGCTGCAGAAGTCGGCCTTCAGCGAGGAGGTCAACATCAAG ACGGCTGAGGCCCAGCTGGCTTATGAGCTGCAAGGGGCACGTGAACAGCAGAAGATCCGGCAGGAAGAGATTGAGATCGAGGTCGTGCAGCGTAAGAAGCAGATTGCTGTGGAGGCGCAGGAGATCCTGCGCACCGACAAGGAACTCATCGCCACGGTGCGCTGCCCCGCCGAGGCCGAGGCCCACCGCATACAGCAGATCGCAGAGGGCGAGAA GGTGAAGCAGGTCCTCCTGGCTCAGGCAGAAGCAGAGAAGATCCGCAAAATCGGGGAGGCAGAGGCGGCAGTCATTGAGGCAAGGGGCAAGGCAGAGGCTGAGCGGATGAAACTCAAGGCTGAGGCCTACCAGAAATACGGAGATGCAGCCAAGATGGCCTTGGTGTTGGACGCCCTGCCCCGG ATTGCTGCCAAAATTGCCGCCCCACTGACCAAAGTCGATGAGATTGTGGTCCTCAGTGGGGACAACAGCAAGGTGACATCGGAAGTGAACCGACTGCTGGCCGAGCTGCCCGCCTCTGTGCACGCCCTGACGGGCGTGGACCTGTCTAAG ATACCGCTGATCAAGAAGGCCACCGGTGCACAGGTGTGA
- the FLOT2 gene encoding flotillin-2 isoform X3, with protein sequence MTLQPRCEDVETAEGVALTVTGVAQVKIMTEKELLAVACEQFLGKSVQDIKNVVLQTLEGHLRSILGTLTVEQIYQDRDQFAKLVREVAAPDVGRMGIEILSFTIKDVYDKVDYLSSLGKTQTAVVQRDADIGVAEAERDAGIREAECKKEMLDVKFMADTKIADSKRAFELQKSAFSEEVNIKTAEAQLAYELQGAREQQKIRQEEIEIEVVQRKKQIAVEAQEILRTDKELIATVRCPAEAEAHRIQQIAEGEKVKQVLLAQAEAEKIRKIGEAEAAVIEARGKAEAERMKLKAEAYQKYGDAAKMALVLDALPRIAAKIAAPLTKVDEIVVLSGDNSKVTSEVNRLLAELPASVHALTGVDLSKIPLIKKATGAQV encoded by the exons ATGACGTTGCAGCCCCGCTGTGAGGACGTAGAGACGGCCGAGGGGGTAGCTTTAACTGTGACGGGTGTCGCCCAG GTGAAGATCATGACCGAGAAGGAGCTCCTGGCTGTGGCCTGTGAGCAGTTCCTAGGCAAGAGCGTGCAAGACATCAAGAACGTCGTTCTGCAGACACTGGAGGGACACCTGCGCTCCATCCTCG GGACTCTGACAGTGGAGCAGATTTATCAGGACCGGGACCAGTTTGCCAAGCTGGTGCGGGAGGTGGCAGCCCCTGATGTCGGCCGCATGGGCATCGAGATTCTCAGCTTCACCATCAAG gaCGTGTATGACAAAGTGGACTATCTGAGCTCCCTGGGCAAGACACAGACTGCTGTGGTCCAGAGAGATGCTGACATCGGGGTAGCCGAGGCCGAACGGGACGCAGGCATCCGG GAAGCCGAGTGCAAGAAGGAGATGCTGGACGTGAAGTTCATGGCTGACACCAAGATCGCCGACTCCAAGCGAGCCTTCGAGCTGCAGAAGTCGGCCTTCAGCGAGGAGGTCAACATCAAG ACGGCTGAGGCCCAGCTGGCTTATGAGCTGCAAGGGGCACGTGAACAGCAGAAGATCCGGCAGGAAGAGATTGAGATCGAGGTCGTGCAGCGTAAGAAGCAGATTGCTGTGGAGGCGCAGGAGATCCTGCGCACCGACAAGGAACTCATCGCCACGGTGCGCTGCCCCGCCGAGGCCGAGGCCCACCGCATACAGCAGATCGCAGAGGGCGAGAA GGTGAAGCAGGTCCTCCTGGCTCAGGCAGAAGCAGAGAAGATCCGCAAAATCGGGGAGGCAGAGGCGGCAGTCATTGAGGCAAGGGGCAAGGCAGAGGCTGAGCGGATGAAACTCAAGGCTGAGGCCTACCAGAAATACGGAGATGCAGCCAAGATGGCCTTGGTGTTGGACGCCCTGCCCCGG ATTGCTGCCAAAATTGCCGCCCCACTGACCAAAGTCGATGAGATTGTGGTCCTCAGTGGGGACAACAGCAAGGTGACATCGGAAGTGAACCGACTGCTGGCCGAGCTGCCCGCCTCTGTGCACGCCCTGACGGGCGTGGACCTGTCTAAG ATACCGCTGATCAAGAAGGCCACCGGTGCACAGGTGTGA
- the FLOT2 gene encoding flotillin-2 isoform X1 → MGNCHTVGPNEALVVSGGCCGSDYKQYVFGGWAWAWWCISDTQRLSLEVMTILCRCENIETSEGVPLFVTGVAQVKIMTEKELLAVACEQFLGKSVQDIKNVVLQTLEGHLRSILGTLTVEQIYQDRDQFAKLVREVAAPDVGRMGIEILSFTIKDVYDKVDYLSSLGKTQTAVVQRDADIGVAEAERDAGIREAECKKEMLDVKFMADTKIADSKRAFELQKSAFSEEVNIKTAEAQLAYELQGAREQQKIRQEEIEIEVVQRKKQIAVEAQEILRTDKELIATVRCPAEAEAHRIQQIAEGEKVKQVLLAQAEAEKIRKIGEAEAAVIEARGKAEAERMKLKAEAYQKYGDAAKMALVLDALPRIAAKIAAPLTKVDEIVVLSGDNSKVTSEVNRLLAELPASVHALTGVDLSKIPLIKKATGAQV, encoded by the exons ATGGGCAATTGTCACACGGTGGGGCCCAACGAGGCGCTGGTGGTTTCAG GGGGCTGTTGTGGTTCCGACTATAAACAGTATGTGTTTGGCGGCTGGGCCTGGGCTTGGTGGTGTATCTCCGACACTCAGAG ACTGTCTCTGGAGGTTATGACCATCCTGTGTCGCTGTGAGAATATTGAGACGTCGGAGGGGGTCCCGCTATTCGTAACAGGGGTTGCACAG GTGAAGATCATGACCGAGAAGGAGCTCCTGGCTGTGGCCTGTGAGCAGTTCCTAGGCAAGAGCGTGCAAGACATCAAGAACGTCGTTCTGCAGACACTGGAGGGACACCTGCGCTCCATCCTCG GGACTCTGACAGTGGAGCAGATTTATCAGGACCGGGACCAGTTTGCCAAGCTGGTGCGGGAGGTGGCAGCCCCTGATGTCGGCCGCATGGGCATCGAGATTCTCAGCTTCACCATCAAG gaCGTGTATGACAAAGTGGACTATCTGAGCTCCCTGGGCAAGACACAGACTGCTGTGGTCCAGAGAGATGCTGACATCGGGGTAGCCGAGGCCGAACGGGACGCAGGCATCCGG GAAGCCGAGTGCAAGAAGGAGATGCTGGACGTGAAGTTCATGGCTGACACCAAGATCGCCGACTCCAAGCGAGCCTTCGAGCTGCAGAAGTCGGCCTTCAGCGAGGAGGTCAACATCAAG ACGGCTGAGGCCCAGCTGGCTTATGAGCTGCAAGGGGCACGTGAACAGCAGAAGATCCGGCAGGAAGAGATTGAGATCGAGGTCGTGCAGCGTAAGAAGCAGATTGCTGTGGAGGCGCAGGAGATCCTGCGCACCGACAAGGAACTCATCGCCACGGTGCGCTGCCCCGCCGAGGCCGAGGCCCACCGCATACAGCAGATCGCAGAGGGCGAGAA GGTGAAGCAGGTCCTCCTGGCTCAGGCAGAAGCAGAGAAGATCCGCAAAATCGGGGAGGCAGAGGCGGCAGTCATTGAGGCAAGGGGCAAGGCAGAGGCTGAGCGGATGAAACTCAAGGCTGAGGCCTACCAGAAATACGGAGATGCAGCCAAGATGGCCTTGGTGTTGGACGCCCTGCCCCGG ATTGCTGCCAAAATTGCCGCCCCACTGACCAAAGTCGATGAGATTGTGGTCCTCAGTGGGGACAACAGCAAGGTGACATCGGAAGTGAACCGACTGCTGGCCGAGCTGCCCGCCTCTGTGCACGCCCTGACGGGCGTGGACCTGTCTAAG ATACCGCTGATCAAGAAGGCCACCGGTGCACAGGTGTGA
- the DHRS13 gene encoding dehydrogenase/reductase SDR family member 13 precursor, with the protein MEALLLGVGLLLGAYVLVYYNLVKAPPCRGLASLRGRTAVVTGANSGIGKMTALELARRGARVVLACRSRERGEAAAFDLRQESGNNEVIFMALDLASLASVRAFATAFLSSEPRLDILIHNAGISSCGRTREPFNLLLRVNHIGPFLLTHLLLPRLKTSAPSRVVVVSSAAHRRGRLDFTRLDHPVVGWQQELRAYANSKLANVLFARELATQLEGTGVTCYAAHPGPVNSELFLRHVPGWLRPLLRPLAWLVLRAPRGGAQTPLYCALQEGIEPLSGRYFANCHVEEVPPAARDDRAAHRLWEASRKLAGLGPGEDAESDEDSQPEDPGTPSSPSSPHPEEPTVSELYPSPQSSTDRSTVTCRIPVKAELEPQAC; encoded by the exons ATGGAGGCGCTGCTGCTGGGCGTGGGGCTGCTGCTGGGCGCCTACGTGCTTGTCTACTACAACCTGGTGAAGGCCCCGCCGTGCCGCGGCCTCGCCAGCCTGCGGGGCCGCACGGCCGTGGTCACGG GTGCTAACAGCGGCATCGGGAAGATGACGGCACTGGAGCTGGCGCGCCGAGGAGCGCGCGTGGTGCTGGCCTGCAGGAGCCGGGAGCGCGGCGAAGCGGCTGCGTTCGACCTCCGCCAG GAGAGTGGGAACAATGAAGTCATCTTCATGGCCTTGGACTTGGCCAGTCTGGCCTCCGTGAGGGCCTTTGCCACTGCCTTCCTGAGCTCTGAGCCACGGCTGGACATCCTCATCCACAATGCCG GGATCAGTTCCTGCGGCCGGACCCGGGAGCCCTTTAACCTGCTGTTGCGTGTGAACCACATCGGCCCCTTCCTGCTGACTCACCTGCTGCTGCCCCGGCTCAAGACGAGCGCCCCCAGCCGTGTGGTGGTGGTCTCCTCTGCTGCCCACCGCAGAGGCCGCCTCGACTTCACACGCCTGGACCACCCAGTGGTGGGCTGGCAGCAGGAGCTGCGGGCATATGCCAACAGTAAGCTGGCCAACGTGTTGTTCGCCAGGGAGCTTGCCACTCAGCTTGAGGGCACTGGCGTCACCTGCTATGCAGCCCACCCAG GGCCAGTGAACTCGGAGCTCTTCCTGCGCCACGTTCCTGGATGGCTCCGCCCACTTTTGCGCCCCCTGGCTTGGCTGGTGCTCCGGGCACCGCGAGGGGGTGCCCAGACACCCCTGTACTGCGCTCTGCAGGAAGGCATTGAGCCCCTCAGCGGGAGGTACTTCGCCAACTGCCACGTGGAGGAAGTGCCCCCAGCCGCCAGAGACGACCGAGCAGCTCACCGGCTGTGGGAGGCCAGCAGGAAGCTAGCAGGGCTTGGGCCTGGGGAGGATGCCGAATCTGATGAAGATTCCCAGCCTGAGGACCCGGGGACTCCATCCTCTCCGAGCAGCCCCCACCCCGAGGAGCCCACGGTTTCCGAACTCTACCCCAGCCCTCAGAGTTCAACAGACAGATCTACGGTCACGTGCCGAATTCCGGTTAAAGCTGAACTTGAGCCTCAGGCTTGCTAa